Proteins encoded by one window of Kribbella italica:
- a CDS encoding carbohydrate ABC transporter permease translates to MTDSTVRRVVFSVLGVLILVVMLFPVYWMVNASLQPSGNTLTAGLLPLDPSFSGYRRALDEQGGNLVTSLIIATGTVVLSLLIATPCAYALSQFRSRWVSIGLLAILISQMIPGIVIANALYTAYERIGLLNSIPGLILANCSSGIPFAILILRSFMLSLPPSLVEAARVDGAGLVRAFVAIVLPISKNSLITAGLFGFLFSWSDFLFALTLTTKGGARPVTLGIYQYLGTQVQNWNAVMATAVLSAIPAVVLLIVAQKYIAAGAVGGAVK, encoded by the coding sequence ATGACCGACTCGACCGTACGTCGCGTGGTGTTCTCCGTGCTCGGCGTCCTGATCCTGGTCGTGATGCTGTTCCCGGTCTACTGGATGGTGAACGCGTCGCTGCAGCCGTCGGGCAACACGTTGACGGCCGGCCTGCTGCCGCTCGACCCGAGCTTCTCCGGGTACCGGCGGGCGCTCGACGAGCAGGGCGGGAACCTGGTGACCAGCCTGATCATCGCGACCGGGACGGTCGTGCTCAGCCTGCTGATCGCGACGCCGTGCGCGTACGCGCTCTCGCAGTTCCGGTCCCGCTGGGTGTCGATCGGGCTGCTGGCGATCCTGATCTCGCAGATGATCCCGGGCATCGTGATCGCCAACGCGCTCTACACGGCGTACGAAAGGATCGGGCTGCTGAACTCGATCCCGGGGCTGATCCTGGCCAACTGCAGCAGCGGGATCCCGTTCGCGATCCTGATCCTGCGCTCGTTCATGCTCTCGCTGCCGCCGTCGCTGGTGGAGGCCGCGCGGGTGGACGGTGCCGGGCTGGTCCGCGCGTTCGTCGCGATCGTGCTGCCGATCTCGAAGAACTCGTTGATCACCGCGGGACTGTTCGGTTTCCTCTTCTCCTGGAGCGACTTCCTGTTCGCGCTCACGCTGACCACCAAGGGTGGCGCGCGGCCGGTGACGCTCGGGATCTACCAGTACCTCGGCACCCAGGTGCAGAACTGGAACGCGGTGATGGCCACCGCGGTGCTCTCGGCGATCCCGGCCGTCGTGCTGCTGATCGTCGCGCAGAAGTACATCGCCGCCGGCGCCGTCGGCGGAGCCGT
- a CDS encoding carbohydrate ABC transporter permease, which yields MADGTLTRTAVRRWPRAAGRGRRGEELTKILFVLPAAVAMVALFGYPVVKNLLMSLQDYGLRTFFTGEAPFVGLANYTAMVKDQLFSQAMVNTGLFTIGSIAFQFAIGLGLALFFRRRFPLSGFLRSMLLLPWLLPLIVSSATWRSILEQDNGILNRTLIGAGLLDDPVPWLNSPSVALIAVIGVNVWIGIPFNVTLLYSGLTEIPDELYEAGQLDGATGWSAFVHITWPNLRAVASVVLMLGVVYTIKVLDIILGLTGGGPANATQTLATQSYERSFVDFKFGEGAALSNLLIALSFLFAIFYLRGTRRAVDE from the coding sequence ATGGCGGACGGAACGCTGACCCGCACGGCCGTACGCCGGTGGCCGCGCGCCGCCGGCCGCGGTCGCCGGGGCGAGGAGCTGACCAAGATCCTGTTCGTCCTGCCGGCGGCGGTCGCGATGGTCGCGCTGTTCGGCTACCCGGTGGTGAAGAACCTGCTGATGAGCCTGCAGGACTACGGCCTGCGGACCTTCTTCACCGGCGAGGCGCCGTTCGTCGGGCTGGCCAACTACACCGCGATGGTGAAGGACCAGCTGTTCTCGCAGGCGATGGTGAACACCGGGCTGTTCACGATCGGGTCGATCGCCTTCCAGTTCGCGATCGGGCTGGGACTGGCGCTGTTCTTCCGGCGCCGGTTCCCGCTCAGCGGGTTCCTCCGGTCGATGCTGCTGCTCCCGTGGCTGCTGCCGCTGATCGTGTCGAGCGCGACCTGGCGCTCGATCCTCGAGCAGGACAACGGCATTCTCAACCGGACGCTGATCGGCGCCGGCCTGCTCGACGACCCGGTGCCGTGGCTGAACTCGCCGTCGGTGGCGCTGATCGCGGTGATCGGGGTGAACGTCTGGATCGGCATCCCGTTCAACGTCACGCTCCTGTACTCCGGGCTGACCGAGATCCCCGACGAGCTGTACGAGGCCGGCCAGCTGGACGGCGCGACCGGGTGGAGTGCCTTCGTCCACATCACCTGGCCGAACCTGCGAGCCGTCGCGAGCGTGGTGCTGATGCTCGGCGTCGTCTACACGATCAAGGTGCTGGACATCATCCTCGGCCTGACCGGCGGTGGCCCGGCCAACGCGACGCAGACGCTGGCCACCCAGTCGTACGAGCGCTCGTTCGTCGACTTCAAGTTCGGTGAGGGCGCGGCCCTGAGCAACCTGCTGATCGCCCTGTCCTTCCTGTTCGCCATCTTCTACCTGCGCGGCACCCGCCGCGCCGTCGACGAGTAG
- a CDS encoding ABC transporter substrate-binding protein has translation MISKRITALLAGATALPLLLAACGGSGDSSSASGASVSSLTVLDYYNNDPDKALVQKGLDGCATKLGISIQRETVPGDTLIQKVLQQASSKTLPDVLMLDNPDVQQIAATGALAPLNDLGVTADGFAQGIVDAGSYDGKLYGLAPVVNTIALFYNTQMLTEAGVQPPKTWDELKAAAKKLTKPGRYGIAFNANATYEGAWQFLPAMWTNGGDETDLNSPQVAEALQLWTDLVQSGSASKSVVNWTQGDAKDQFAAGKAAMMVNGPWQIPSLQSTPNVKWGVVQFPVNKAGQTPVAPLGGEAWTVPLNKDQAKQQKAADFVKCLTSDENELTWAKARFTVPTRTALLDTYVKDVPSMAAFTEQVKNARSRTGKLGEKWPDAAKVIYQAVQLALTGKASPQDAFKQASGG, from the coding sequence ATGATCAGCAAGCGGATCACCGCTCTTCTGGCGGGTGCGACAGCGCTTCCACTCCTGCTGGCCGCCTGTGGCGGCAGCGGCGACAGTTCGTCCGCGTCGGGCGCGAGCGTCAGCAGCCTCACCGTGCTCGACTACTACAACAACGACCCGGACAAGGCCCTCGTGCAGAAGGGCCTCGACGGTTGCGCGACCAAGCTCGGGATCAGCATCCAGCGGGAGACGGTGCCTGGTGACACCTTGATCCAGAAGGTGCTGCAGCAGGCGTCGTCGAAGACGCTGCCCGACGTCCTGATGCTCGACAACCCCGACGTCCAGCAGATCGCCGCCACGGGGGCGCTCGCTCCGCTGAACGACCTGGGCGTGACCGCGGACGGCTTCGCGCAGGGCATCGTCGACGCCGGCTCGTACGACGGCAAGCTCTACGGCCTCGCGCCGGTGGTCAACACGATCGCGCTGTTCTACAACACGCAGATGCTCACCGAGGCGGGCGTTCAGCCGCCGAAGACGTGGGACGAGCTGAAAGCGGCGGCGAAGAAGCTGACCAAACCGGGCCGGTACGGCATCGCCTTCAACGCCAACGCGACGTACGAGGGTGCCTGGCAGTTCCTGCCGGCGATGTGGACGAACGGCGGCGACGAGACCGACCTGAACAGCCCGCAGGTGGCCGAAGCCCTGCAGCTGTGGACGGATCTCGTGCAGTCCGGGTCGGCGTCGAAGAGCGTCGTCAACTGGACGCAGGGCGACGCGAAGGACCAGTTCGCGGCCGGCAAGGCCGCGATGATGGTGAACGGCCCGTGGCAGATCCCGTCGCTGCAGTCCACGCCGAACGTCAAGTGGGGCGTCGTCCAGTTCCCGGTGAACAAGGCCGGCCAGACGCCGGTCGCGCCGCTCGGTGGCGAGGCGTGGACGGTGCCGCTGAACAAGGACCAGGCCAAGCAGCAGAAGGCCGCGGACTTCGTGAAGTGCCTGACCTCGGACGAGAACGAGCTGACCTGGGCGAAGGCCCGGTTCACCGTGCCGACCCGGACCGCGCTGCTCGACACCTACGTCAAGGACGTGCCGTCGATGGCCGCGTTCACCGAGCAGGTCAAGAACGCCCGGTCCCGGACCGGCAAGCTGGGTGAGAAGTGGCCGGACGCCGCCAAGGTGATCTACCAGGCGGTCCAGCTGGCCCTGACCGGCAAGGCCTCTCCCCAGGACGCCTTCAAGCAGGCCTCCGGCGGCTGA
- a CDS encoding LacI family DNA-binding transcriptional regulator, protein MATMQEVADRAGVSIATVSFLLNDTKPVAAATRARIEQAMADLGYRRNVVARALASRRTHIIAMAYPALEHKFGTSTAEFFTSAAEAAREDDYHLVLWPVGNDGVELRELLGQGLVDGVVLMEVQLDDARVGVLRETGTPFAMIGRTTELEGLTHVDIDFDTTVADAVQHLYDLGHRRLVLVSGDLDDPRFHAYGPWVRIGDAYRRIAAEHGLEIVVVECSDTTRAGHEAAAQILRDHARTTAVLVMNEFAALGVTAGLQRLGRDIPGDLSVLPLLMVPETAAMSNPELTIMRTPGPELGRLGTQSLIRHLEGADPLPPQLVPARLLPGESVGPPR, encoded by the coding sequence ATGGCGACGATGCAGGAAGTCGCGGACCGCGCGGGGGTGTCGATCGCGACGGTGTCGTTCCTGCTGAACGACACCAAGCCGGTCGCCGCCGCGACCCGGGCGCGGATCGAGCAAGCGATGGCCGACCTCGGCTACCGGCGCAACGTGGTGGCGCGGGCGCTGGCGAGCCGGCGTACGCACATCATCGCGATGGCGTACCCGGCGCTGGAGCACAAGTTCGGGACGTCGACCGCGGAGTTCTTCACCAGCGCGGCCGAGGCCGCCCGCGAGGACGACTACCACCTGGTGCTCTGGCCGGTCGGCAACGACGGCGTCGAGCTGCGCGAGCTGCTCGGGCAGGGACTGGTCGACGGGGTCGTGCTGATGGAGGTGCAGCTCGACGACGCGCGGGTCGGCGTACTGCGCGAGACCGGTACGCCGTTCGCGATGATCGGGCGGACGACCGAGCTCGAGGGCCTGACCCACGTCGACATCGACTTCGACACCACGGTCGCCGATGCCGTTCAGCACTTGTACGACCTAGGCCACCGGCGGCTCGTCCTGGTCTCCGGCGACCTCGACGATCCCCGCTTCCACGCCTACGGCCCGTGGGTCCGGATCGGCGACGCCTACCGCCGCATCGCCGCCGAGCACGGCCTCGAGATCGTCGTCGTCGAGTGCTCCGACACCACCCGCGCCGGCCACGAAGCCGCCGCCCAGATCCTCCGCGACCACGCTCGTACGACGGCCGTCCTGGTCATGAACGAGTTCGCCGCCCTCGGCGTCACCGCCGGCCTCCAACGCCTGGGCCGCGACATCCCCGGCGACCTCTCGGTCCTCCCCCTGCTGATGGTCCCCGAGACGGCCGCCATGAGTAACCCGGAACTCACCATCATGAGAACCCCCGGCCCCGAACTCGGCCGCCTCGGCACCCAGTCCCTCATCCGCCACCTGGAGGGTGCCGACCCCCTCCCCCCACAACTCGTCCCCGCCCGACTGCTACCCGGCGAGTCGGTCGGCCCTCCGCGGTGA
- a CDS encoding endonuclease/exonuclease/phosphatase family protein, whose protein sequence is MTGFRRLFVAVAALLVVTPAVAVAQPRAVTTVPVLTYNIHHAQGVDGVLNLERIATVISQSGASVVGLQEVDVHWSERSDWVDQAAWLANRLGMEYRFAANLDLDPLTPGDPRRQYGTAILSRYPIKDFSNTLLPLYAGSEQRGLAVATVDVNGQDVRFATTHLSKLTSAERVEQAQKIIQLLAGPTTPTLLTGDLNGVPTSPEIKALTATWKDTWPEAGLGLGLTNPAIFPLSRIDYVLHSPAFKAKSARTPITHAADHLPVAATFELS, encoded by the coding sequence ATGACTGGATTCCGTCGCTTGTTCGTTGCCGTCGCCGCCCTGCTCGTCGTGACACCGGCCGTCGCCGTCGCCCAGCCCCGCGCGGTCACCACCGTGCCGGTGCTCACGTACAACATCCACCACGCGCAAGGCGTGGACGGCGTACTGAACCTCGAGCGCATCGCCACGGTGATCAGCCAGTCCGGGGCCTCGGTGGTCGGCCTGCAGGAGGTCGACGTGCACTGGAGCGAGCGCAGCGACTGGGTCGACCAGGCCGCCTGGCTCGCGAACCGCCTCGGCATGGAGTACCGCTTCGCGGCGAACCTCGACCTGGACCCACTCACCCCCGGCGACCCGCGCCGCCAGTACGGCACGGCGATCCTGTCGCGCTACCCGATCAAGGACTTCAGCAACACCCTGCTGCCCTTGTACGCCGGCAGCGAGCAACGCGGCCTCGCCGTCGCCACCGTCGACGTCAACGGCCAGGACGTCCGCTTCGCCACCACCCACCTGTCCAAGCTCACCTCCGCCGAGCGCGTCGAGCAGGCCCAGAAGATCATCCAGCTCCTCGCCGGCCCCACCACCCCGACCCTCCTCACCGGCGACCTCAACGGCGTCCCCACGTCCCCCGAGATCAAGGCCCTGACCGCCACCTGGAAAGACACCTGGCCCGAGGCCGGCCTCGGCCTCGGCCTCACCAACCCGGCGATCTTCCCCCTCTCCCGCATCGACTACGTCCTCCACTCCCCAGCCTTCAAGGCCAAGTCCGCCCGAACCCCCATCACCCACGCCGCCGACCACCTCCCGGTCGCAGCAACCTTCGAGCTCTCCTAG
- a CDS encoding glutaredoxin family protein: protein MAWAFLLVGLVTSVSQFLSGRVLFGIFELVAFAAVAAVLSPVVFPRSTPAAEAERLAAVDGRPIIYWRPGCSYCLRLRRKLGRRARTAYWVNVWADADGLAGLRELTDGYETVPTVVVGEEHRVNPDPRWVREQVG, encoded by the coding sequence ATGGCCTGGGCGTTCCTGCTCGTGGGGCTGGTGACGTCGGTCAGCCAGTTCCTGTCCGGCCGGGTGCTGTTCGGGATCTTCGAGCTGGTCGCCTTCGCCGCTGTGGCCGCCGTGCTCTCGCCGGTGGTGTTTCCGCGTTCGACGCCCGCTGCCGAGGCCGAGCGCCTGGCGGCCGTCGACGGCCGGCCGATCATCTACTGGCGGCCCGGGTGCTCGTACTGCCTGCGCCTGCGACGCAAGCTCGGCCGGCGCGCGCGTACGGCGTACTGGGTGAATGTCTGGGCCGACGCCGACGGCCTCGCCGGCCTTCGCGAGCTCACCGACGGGTACGAGACCGTTCCGACCGTGGTCGTCGGCGAGGAACACCGGGTGAACCCGGATCCGCGGTGGGTTCGCGAGCAGGTCGGCTGA
- the glmM gene encoding phosphoglucosamine mutase, translated as MARLFGTDGVRGLANVDLTAELALDLSVAAAHVLGEAGAFEGHRPRAVVGRDPRASGEFLEAAVVAGLASAGVDVFKLGVLPTPAVAHLTGSTGADLGVMLSASHNPMPDNGIKFLARGGIKLDDVIEDAIEARMGEEWQRPTGKAVGRVLDDGQGFETYVAHLVRSAPNRFDGLKVVIDCANGAASLTAPEALRRLGAEVITYAASPDGLNINLECGSTHMEGLRREVIGHGADLGIALDGDADRCLAIDDTGEMVDGDQILAVLALAMRDSGRLSNDTVVATVMSNLGFVQAMVREQIAVEQTKVGDRYVLEAMKAGGHKLGGEQSGHVILSDHATTGDGTLTAVMLLARVASTGKSLRDLAAVMTRLPQVLVNVPNVDKNRAGTDPDVQTAVTEATRRLGDTGRVLLRPSGTEPLVRVMVEAESSDTAHDVAHSLADVVAGALKL; from the coding sequence ATGGCGCGTTTGTTCGGCACGGACGGCGTCCGTGGCCTGGCGAACGTGGACCTGACCGCGGAGCTGGCGCTCGACCTCTCGGTCGCCGCCGCTCACGTACTCGGCGAGGCCGGTGCCTTCGAAGGGCACCGGCCACGCGCCGTTGTGGGCCGGGATCCACGTGCCAGTGGTGAGTTCCTGGAAGCCGCCGTCGTGGCCGGTCTGGCCAGTGCCGGCGTCGACGTCTTCAAGCTCGGCGTACTGCCGACCCCCGCGGTCGCGCACCTGACCGGTTCGACCGGCGCCGATCTCGGCGTGATGCTGTCGGCCAGCCACAACCCGATGCCGGACAATGGCATCAAGTTCCTGGCCCGGGGCGGGATCAAGCTCGACGACGTGATCGAGGACGCCATCGAGGCCCGGATGGGCGAGGAGTGGCAGCGTCCGACCGGCAAGGCCGTCGGGCGGGTGCTCGACGACGGCCAGGGGTTCGAGACGTACGTCGCGCACCTGGTCCGGTCCGCGCCGAACCGGTTCGACGGTCTGAAGGTCGTGATCGACTGCGCGAACGGTGCCGCGTCCCTGACGGCACCGGAGGCGCTGCGGCGTCTCGGGGCCGAGGTGATCACGTACGCCGCCAGCCCGGACGGCCTGAACATCAACCTCGAGTGCGGCTCCACCCACATGGAGGGTCTGCGCCGCGAGGTGATCGGGCACGGCGCCGATCTCGGCATCGCGCTCGACGGCGACGCCGACCGCTGCCTGGCGATCGACGACACCGGCGAGATGGTCGACGGCGACCAGATCCTCGCCGTCCTGGCGCTCGCGATGCGCGACAGCGGGCGGCTGTCCAACGACACCGTCGTGGCGACCGTGATGAGCAACCTCGGCTTCGTCCAGGCGATGGTCCGGGAGCAGATCGCGGTCGAGCAGACCAAGGTCGGCGACCGGTACGTGCTGGAGGCGATGAAGGCCGGCGGCCACAAGCTCGGCGGTGAGCAGTCCGGGCACGTGATCCTGTCCGACCACGCCACCACCGGCGACGGCACGCTGACCGCCGTCATGCTGCTGGCCCGGGTCGCCTCGACCGGCAAGTCGCTGCGGGACCTGGCCGCCGTGATGACGCGGCTGCCGCAGGTCCTGGTCAACGTCCCGAACGTCGACAAGAACCGCGCGGGCACCGACCCGGACGTCCAGACCGCGGTCACCGAGGCGACTCGGCGGCTCGGCGACACCGGCCGCGTCCTGCTCCGCCCCTCCGGCACCGAGCCGCTGGTCCGGGTGATGGTCGAGGCGGAGTCCTCGGACACCGCTCACGACGTGGCCCACTCGCTGGCCGACGTCGTCGCGGGCGCACTGAAACTCTGA
- the rpsI gene encoding 30S ribosomal protein S9, whose translation MSDVTTTETENDLEVPIDNEGPVAYTSETNPSPEQRAESGRVAVINPAGATGRRKEAVARVRLVPGTGTITVNGKPIDVYFPNKVHQQHVNEPFVVAGLEGSYDVIARINGGGITGQAGALQLGIARCLNAADEEANRPGLKKAGLLSRDARIKERKKAGLKKARKAPQYSKR comes from the coding sequence GTGAGCGACGTCACCACCACCGAGACCGAGAACGACCTTGAGGTCCCCATCGACAACGAGGGCCCGGTCGCCTACACCTCCGAGACGAACCCGAGCCCGGAGCAGCGCGCCGAGTCCGGCCGCGTCGCGGTGATCAACCCGGCCGGCGCGACCGGTCGCCGCAAGGAGGCCGTCGCTCGCGTCCGCCTCGTTCCCGGCACGGGCACCATCACCGTCAACGGCAAGCCGATCGACGTGTACTTCCCGAACAAGGTTCACCAGCAGCACGTGAACGAGCCGTTCGTGGTCGCCGGTCTCGAGGGCTCCTACGACGTGATCGCCCGGATCAACGGCGGTGGCATCACCGGCCAGGCCGGCGCCCTGCAGCTCGGCATCGCCCGCTGCCTGAACGCCGCCGACGAGGAGGCGAACCGTCCGGGTCTGAAGAAGGCCGGTCTGCTCAGCCGCGACGCGCGGATCAAGGAGCGCAAGAAGGCCGGTCTCAAGAAGGCCCGTAAGGCTCCGCAGTACAGCAAGCGCTGA
- the rplM gene encoding 50S ribosomal protein L13, with protein MRTYSPKPADVTREWHVIDATDVTLGRLAVQIAILLRGKHKPTFAPHIDGGDFVVVVNASKIALSGSKRTDKLAYRHSGHPGGLTATPIGDILDKDPRKAVEKAVWGMLPKNRLSRKLLTKLKVYAGPEHPHAAQQAKPFEITQIAQ; from the coding sequence GTGCGCACGTACAGCCCGAAGCCTGCTGACGTCACCCGTGAGTGGCACGTGATCGACGCCACCGACGTCACGCTCGGTCGGCTCGCCGTCCAGATCGCAATTCTTCTGCGTGGCAAGCACAAGCCGACCTTCGCCCCGCACATCGACGGAGGCGACTTCGTCGTCGTCGTCAACGCGTCCAAGATCGCCCTGTCCGGCAGCAAGCGGACGGACAAGCTGGCCTACCGTCACTCGGGTCACCCGGGTGGTCTGACCGCCACGCCGATCGGCGACATCCTGGACAAGGACCCCCGTAAGGCCGTCGAGAAGGCTGTCTGGGGCATGCTGCCGAAGAACCGCCTGAGCCGGAAGCTGCTCACCAAGCTGAAGGTGTACGCCGGTCCGGAGCACCCGCACGCGGCCCAGCAGGCGAAGCCGTTCGAGATCACCCAGATCGCCCAGTAG
- a CDS encoding citrate synthase, with the protein MTEQSLTVRDNRTGKDYDLAITDGTIRAADLKQISATDGDGGLATYDPGFVNTASTRSSVTFIDGDKGILEYRGYPIEQLAEQSNYLEVAYLLVNGKLPNKAEYEGWAHDVTYHTFVHENLKTFMQGFRYDAHPMGMLLASVGALSTFYPESREIFDEQSRALQIRRLIAKMPTLGAFAYRHAQGKPYVYPDNELSYAANFLSMLFKMSEPKYAADDRLVRALEILFILHADHEQNASTNAVRAIGSTQVDPYSAVTGGIAALYGPLHGGANEAVLKMLRRIGTVDNVPSFIEGVKNGEERLMGFGHRVYKNYDPRAKIIKKAADDVFEVTGINPLLKIAVELEKIALEDEYFVSRKLYPNVDFYSGLIYEALQFPPEMFTVLFAIPRTSGWLAQWLESLGDSDQKIARPKQIYTGARGIDYVPMGDR; encoded by the coding sequence GTGACCGAACAGTCGCTCACCGTCCGGGACAACCGGACCGGCAAGGACTACGACCTTGCCATCACCGACGGCACCATCCGTGCCGCAGATCTCAAGCAGATCAGCGCTACCGACGGAGACGGTGGCCTGGCCACCTACGACCCCGGCTTCGTCAACACCGCCTCGACCCGTTCCTCGGTCACCTTCATCGACGGTGACAAGGGCATCCTGGAGTACCGCGGCTACCCGATCGAGCAGCTCGCCGAGCAGTCGAACTACCTCGAGGTCGCCTACCTGCTGGTCAACGGCAAGCTGCCGAACAAGGCCGAGTACGAGGGCTGGGCGCACGACGTGACGTATCACACGTTCGTGCACGAGAACCTGAAGACCTTCATGCAGGGCTTCCGGTACGACGCCCACCCGATGGGCATGCTGCTGGCCTCGGTCGGCGCGCTGTCGACGTTCTACCCGGAGTCCCGCGAGATCTTCGACGAGCAGTCGCGGGCGCTGCAGATCCGCCGGCTGATCGCGAAGATGCCGACGCTCGGCGCGTTCGCCTACCGCCACGCGCAGGGCAAGCCGTACGTCTACCCCGACAACGAGCTCAGCTACGCGGCGAACTTCCTGTCGATGCTGTTCAAGATGAGCGAGCCGAAGTACGCCGCCGACGACCGCCTGGTGCGCGCGCTGGAGATCCTGTTCATCCTGCACGCCGACCACGAGCAGAACGCCTCCACCAACGCGGTGCGGGCGATCGGCTCGACCCAGGTCGACCCGTACAGCGCCGTCACCGGCGGCATCGCCGCCCTCTACGGCCCGCTGCACGGCGGCGCCAACGAGGCCGTGCTGAAGATGCTGCGCCGGATCGGCACCGTCGACAACGTGCCGTCGTTCATCGAGGGCGTGAAGAACGGCGAAGAGCGGCTGATGGGCTTCGGCCACCGGGTCTACAAGAACTACGACCCGCGCGCCAAGATCATCAAGAAGGCCGCCGACGACGTGTTCGAGGTGACGGGGATCAACCCGCTGCTGAAGATCGCCGTCGAGCTGGAGAAGATCGCACTGGAGGACGAGTACTTCGTCTCCCGCAAGCTCTACCCGAACGTGGACTTCTACTCCGGCCTGATCTACGAGGCCCTGCAGTTCCCGCCGGAGATGTTCACCGTGCTGTTCGCGATCCCGCGGACGTCCGGCTGGCTGGCCCAGTGGCTGGAGAGCCTCGGCGACAGCGACCAGAAGATCGCCCGCCCGAAGCAGATCTACACCGGCGCGCGCGGTATCGACTACGTGCCGATGGGCGACCGCTGA
- a CDS encoding DoxX family protein gives MNTVLHKGNLLTDWVGRRSVDILRISLGLIFLGFGLLKFFPGASPAEALVMRTLDTLTFGVIEGRYAVLLTAAMECFIGLTLMTGKFLRTGLLVLGAALVGIMSPLVLFFGDLFPGAPTLEAQYVLKDIVLAAAALVIATKALAPLKGLRA, from the coding sequence ATGAACACCGTTCTGCACAAGGGAAACCTGCTCACCGACTGGGTCGGCCGGCGCAGCGTCGACATCCTGCGGATCAGCCTCGGCCTGATCTTCCTGGGCTTCGGGCTGCTGAAGTTCTTCCCCGGCGCGAGTCCGGCCGAGGCGCTGGTGATGCGCACGCTCGACACCCTCACCTTCGGCGTGATCGAGGGCCGGTACGCCGTCCTGCTGACCGCGGCGATGGAGTGCTTCATCGGGCTCACACTGATGACCGGCAAGTTCCTCCGGACCGGTCTGCTGGTCCTGGGAGCGGCGCTGGTCGGGATCATGTCGCCGCTGGTGCTGTTCTTCGGCGACCTCTTCCCGGGGGCGCCGACGCTGGAGGCGCAGTACGTGCTGAAGGACATCGTGCTCGCGGCCGCGGCGTTGGTGATCGCGACCAAGGCCCTGGCGCCGCTCAAAGGCCTGCGGGCTTGA
- a CDS encoding nuclear transport factor 2 family protein — protein sequence MTPTEVFLRLVHGVADGDYANLPGLYAEQTDVRHPFAPGGDHPLLTRDALREHFGGTGPKVAQAIAFEPDNIRVHETADPEVIVAEFEYAGTRAADGASFRVPCIFVLRVRDGLIVESRDYVDHVGMARARGTLDQLFAVAREPRGPVAAS from the coding sequence ATGACACCCACCGAAGTCTTCCTGCGCCTGGTCCACGGCGTCGCCGACGGCGACTACGCCAACCTCCCCGGCCTGTACGCCGAACAGACCGACGTCCGGCACCCGTTCGCGCCCGGCGGCGACCATCCGCTGCTCACCCGCGACGCGCTCCGCGAGCACTTCGGCGGCACCGGCCCGAAGGTCGCCCAGGCCATCGCGTTCGAGCCGGACAACATCCGGGTCCACGAGACCGCCGACCCGGAGGTGATCGTCGCCGAGTTCGAGTACGCCGGGACGCGGGCCGCCGACGGCGCGTCGTTCCGGGTGCCGTGCATCTTCGTCCTGCGGGTGCGGGACGGGCTGATCGTCGAGTCCCGGGACTACGTCGACCACGTCGGGATGGCGCGGGCCCGCGGAACGCTCGACCAACTCTTCGCCGTGGCCCGGGAACCGCGTGGCCCAGTGGCTGCGTCCTAG
- a CDS encoding TetR family transcriptional regulator, with translation MRADARDNRERILTAAEQVFGRSTAASTDDVAKLAGVGIATVFRHFPTKVELLEAVLTLRLQRLRDTARELAGAGDPGTAFYEFFSQVVAEAGSKLAIAEALGAAGSAPGEHARQAGLEMRQAFGELLARAQRSGAVRADAQFAEVYALLVGASRGATATGLDLEVRDRMLAVLYDGLRPRR, from the coding sequence GTGCGAGCTGACGCGCGGGACAACCGGGAGCGGATCCTGACCGCGGCCGAGCAGGTGTTCGGGCGGTCGACGGCCGCCTCGACCGACGACGTGGCCAAACTGGCGGGGGTCGGGATCGCGACCGTCTTCCGGCACTTCCCGACCAAGGTGGAGCTGCTGGAGGCGGTGCTGACGCTGCGGTTGCAGCGGCTGCGCGACACCGCCCGTGAGCTGGCCGGTGCGGGCGACCCCGGGACGGCGTTCTACGAGTTCTTCAGCCAGGTCGTCGCCGAGGCCGGGTCCAAGCTGGCGATCGCGGAGGCGCTCGGCGCGGCCGGCAGCGCTCCTGGCGAGCACGCCCGGCAGGCCGGCCTCGAAATGCGCCAGGCCTTCGGCGAACTGCTCGCCAGGGCCCAGCGCAGCGGAGCGGTCCGCGCCGACGCCCAGTTCGCCGAGGTGTACGCCCTGCTCGTCGGGGCCTCCCGCGGAGCGACAGCCACCGGTCTGGATCTGGAGGTCCGCGACCGGATGCTCGCCGTCCTGTACGACGGGCTGCGGCCGCGCCGGTGA